AATATGTTGACCTTCTGCTACATTTACATACACGTATCATAGATCtcgagaaagaaagagagaaagagatagagatagagatagagatatgCCGTTGATTATACGATACCCaactttattcattttttttagtaatttgcATTGATCCCATCGACGAAATTACGGGTCAATGTCATCTCAAGTATGACAATTCATCGACGACTTTTCAAAAGCCAACTCAATTTTACTGTGAAATATTCAAAGGCCAGCCAGCGcgtatttattttatcaaaccTTGGGCGGGACCCACCACCAACTCTCTCTTTTGACTTTTACAGTAACCTAATTCGtcctctcctctttttcttatttttttttttccgaagaaataaaagattaaatagatttaattaaaGTCCAACTAATCTCCATCCATATTCCATCCTTGGATTGACGAAATCTCTTTGACTTTGCATCCTCCGTCTCTTTTATAACCACCCCCTCTCCCCCACTCTCTTCTCCTCACAATATCTCTTTACTCTAtattcctcctcttcttcttcttcttcttcttatcttCTAGCTTCTCTGCTTTTGCTGTGGTTCTTTCTGATCTCCTGCTATGGCGATAGATCTGGTCCCGTACTCCAAGATGAAGGATCCGATGGCTATACAAGAAGAAGCATCGGCTGGGTTGAAGAGTATGGAGCACCTGATTTGCCTACTCTCCCATCAAGCCCCTCGCGACAACCACCTTGACTGCCGAGAAATCACCGACTTCACCGTTTCCAAATTCAAGAAGGTAATCTCCATCCTAAACCGGACCGGCCACGCCCGCTTCCGCCGCGGACCTTCGAACCCTCCTTCATCTTATAGCGGACCGACAAACCCCGTCGAACGCCGTTCAGTCCCAGATCCGGTCCGGCCTGAGATACAGTCCCAGACCTTCACGCTTGATTTCTCGAAACCTAGAACTGCTTCCGGGTCGCGACCGGTGTTGTCGGTAAATCAGCAGTCTAAGGAGAGCTTCAGCATATCTCCACCCGTTTCCTCCACGACCTCGTCGCTTATGTCATCTGTTACCGGAGACGGCAGCGTTTCGAATGGTAAACAAGGTTCCTCTCTCCTAATAGCTCCGACCACCACCATGTCGGCCGGGAAACCACCTCTTTCTTCGTCTCAGCGTAAAAAGTGCAGCGTAAATCATTCTCTCTCTGCTGCGAATGTCTCCTCGTCTGACCGTTGCCATTGCTCCAAGAAAAGGTAGGCAtcggaaatatatattttaccaataattttgatattgaaaCTTTCAGGAATTTACAAGTAATTCTTTTACTAATCTACACTTTTTTATGCGTTTTTAGGAAATCCAGAGTGAAGAGGGCTGTCAGAGTTGCAGCAATAAGCTCGAAGATCGCGGATATACCGTCGGACGAGTTCTCGTGGAGAAAATACGGTCAAAAGCCGATAAAGGGCTCACCTTACCCAAGGTAGAATCATATCTTCTTTCACCGCAGAATCGTAGATCACGTTGGGATGTGTAGAAGTCAAAAACGAATCTCGTGGCACACGCGAGactttaaagtatttttctaattatttgttattttttaaattgtgcAGAGGGTATTACAGATGCAGTAGCGTGAAAGGGTGCCCAGCGAGAAAGCACGTGGAAAGAGCACAAGACGATCCAAATATGCTGATCGTAACATATGAAGGAGAGCACCGTCACCCGCACCCTCCGATTCCGGCTGCGAGTTTCGCCCCTCAGTCGTCGGCGTGAAATGGACGTTGGGGACCAGGACCTGAAATTGAAATCCCCAATCATCCTTTATCGAACGGCAGGCCAGCCTGTCACCGGAGACCGTTGACGGTAATTTTGCAGTTGAAATGGTCAAAAGATtcgaaggaagaaagaaaagaacaaagtCAACTGTACTGGTCGGAAcggcttttatttatttatttttgtaaagttgCTTAAAGTTAGGGGACTACAAGATGAAATTAAATACtagcattgtttttttttatctcgtgggtatagaaaattggaaaaaaatcaaacaataacTTCAAAATCATGCGTCTcgcctacaaaaaaaaaatgttaatgcTCGTAGTGATAATAAATGCGTAAAATTTTGGACTCTGCGATTGGAAAAATGTGATGGGGGCCCAAAGCGTGAGCGTTGGGGGCAAGGGGAATCAGAATTTCTGTAGTGGCGCGGTTTCACGTGCATAGAGTCAATGGAGCCAATGTGGGTGGGTCCCATGCCAGCTATTTCACCTTAAGTTTGTTCGTTGACTCTGGGATTTGTGctatttctgtttctgtttctacGGTGTGATCTACACTACTCCATAACCTGTCCTTTTATTATTTAGCtttcttattcataaaataataattaaattctattctttttaaaataattaattttttctcttcatcattcatatacaatacatttaatttttagtttgagaaaaaaataacaaaaataatgatTTGTGACGTGTGAGactatgaatataatttttctttattatttttgttattgttattagaGACCGATCTGACTCTTCTTTCCACTTACCCCACaagaagattattttttttttagttaaacaTGCATTTAGAGAAGACCTAAATAGTGTAAATACCAAAATCATTCCTGGGTTACGAATTTTTTTCCCTGCCCCCTTCCCACGTTATTTCTCTGCCAATGGCCTCTTCATGTTTGCCACCGTTTGGGACCGTTGGCAAGATCCCGGCCACGATCGACCCACCGCATTCGGAGAACGTGAAGATAAACAgttgttgaaaataaaaaagcagcCACTAATCAACAAAGAGGAGAGCGAGTTTGAGTAGCCCCTATAGAGGCCGAGACAGAAGGTCACTCTGCATCTTTGGGGGTTAGACTCACATGGAATCGGTGGGCTTCTTCATGCCCAGAAAGTCATGGAACATTGTCTTAGATAATTGTCCTTGTTGGGTGTGGCTTGTGTTGTTACCACTAGTGTTGGTACTGGCATTGTTGGGCATAGTGTGATGCTGAGCCATTATTTGCACGGCCATTTCTGCTCCATCCCCATATTGCTATTTTGCATAACTTCTCTAgagaaactagagagagagagacagcacgattttctgaaaatgattaaaaaaaatagagagggaTTTCTAAAGGGAGGCTTCGGACTCGACATTCAGGGAGGGAGAGGCTTCACCAGAGAGGGACTGGTTGATTTCTGAAAGGAGGTTTCATTCATGGAGGGAGAGACTTCACAAGAGAGGGAAAGTTCAGGAAGTTGGACCGGACATGTTGTTGATTCGGTTTGCCACGTGGTGGGTTTCATGTGGCATGTGATAACCCAAACTGGACTACGAATAGATTTTCTCTTGATATTATTACCTCAattctattctctctctcttttttttttatttattggaaccaagattaaataatatgaaattagtGGAAGAAagtaaatttcttaattttagctatttaaaatattcaatttttactgattattttgtacattcagttacaaaagaaaataaacacgaTTATctgtttattaatttaaaaaaaaattaaaatataccgatggtttaaactttaaaggcattggttttattctttgtagttttaaattgataaaataatgcAACTCATAAATAATTGGACTCCCGAAATAATGATTACGtacaaattacaatattaatgaTATTCTATGTGCTTGGACTTAGTGGAAATGTGTTGGGCTTTGCCTTGTAGGGCTAATAGCAAAATCTAGCCCAAACTGGAAAgaagtttataatatttaggcccggtt
This genomic interval from Juglans microcarpa x Juglans regia isolate MS1-56 chromosome 4D, Jm3101_v1.0, whole genome shotgun sequence contains the following:
- the LOC121261107 gene encoding probable WRKY transcription factor 17, which gives rise to MAIDLVPYSKMKDPMAIQEEASAGLKSMEHLICLLSHQAPRDNHLDCREITDFTVSKFKKVISILNRTGHARFRRGPSNPPSSYSGPTNPVERRSVPDPVRPEIQSQTFTLDFSKPRTASGSRPVLSVNQQSKESFSISPPVSSTTSSLMSSVTGDGSVSNGKQGSSLLIAPTTTMSAGKPPLSSSQRKKCSVNHSLSAANVSSSDRCHCSKKRKSRVKRAVRVAAISSKIADIPSDEFSWRKYGQKPIKGSPYPRGYYRCSSVKGCPARKHVERAQDDPNMLIVTYEGEHRHPHPPIPAASFAPQSSA